TTGAATGCTAGTTTGAACAGTAGTTAAAATGTCCTACATATCATACTGCTTTCCCCATAGTTTCCATGACATTCACCActtgaaaaaaatcttcaaataTGAATGATTTATACTGACAATCTTTGAACAAAACATTAGAGTTCTACAATATTTCCCTCTGTAATGACTTCTACGTTATTTGttatcaaatatattttttaatctttggTTCCATCCATTTTAGTTGAGTTAAAACGACCTTTCATTTAGTCCACATGTGAGGTGGCACATACAAACACTGCACAGTggtatcaggaaaaaaaagtctactATTATCTACTATTGTCGATTTGATATGAACTGAATGCCTCCTTTGACTTGGGATGGTTGGTCTCATAACCTTCGCCACAGTGACTGTCACTGTCACATCCATGTGATCTGCTTCCTCCACACAGGCTGCCCAGAAATGACGGCTTCTGACAATGGCTGAGGAGTTTGGCCCCATGATTTCACCGGTGCCAAATCTCACCTCCGTCCCGCCGACTGTCCCTGCGGACGTGGGTGTGGTCACCAGCTCCCAGTCCCAACTCAAAGATCTCGTGGGGTTGTTCTGCATGGTGACCCTGAACCTCATCGCGTTGTTGGCCAACGCGGGCGTGATGGTGGCCATCGCTCGCGCACCTCACATGAAGAGGTTTGCCTTTGTCTGCCACCTCTGCGCCGTGGACCTGCTGTGCGCCATCCTCCTCATGCCGCTGGGGATCATCTCCAGCTCTCCGTTCTTCGGGACCGTGGCGTTTACGGTTCTGGAGTGCCAGGTTTACATTTTCGTGAATGTTTTCCTCATCTGCCTGTCCATCCTGACCATCACAGCCATCAGCGTGGAGCGATACTTTTACATCGTGCATCCCATGAGGTATGAAGTCCGGATGACCATCAACCTGGCCATCGGGGCGATGGTCCTGATTTGGTTGAAGTCGCTCCTCTTGGCTCTGGTCACGCTGTTTGGCTGGCCGGCGTATGGTCCTCAGAGCTCCATCGCTGCGAGTCACTGCTCCCTCCACGCCAGTCACAGCCGCCTCAGGAGAGAGTTTGCCGTGCTCTTCAGCGTGGTGTGTTTCCTGGTTCCTGCAGGGGTCATATTTGCCGTCTACTGTGCCGTGTACAGGGTGGCTCGCTCCGCAGCCCTGCAGCAGGTCCCTGCTGTGCAGGCCTCAGCTAAGGACCGCAGTGACTCTGTGCAAAGCAACACTAGCCAAACAGTTCCACAAAGACTGTCCCCTGAAAGGACCTTTGGCGGGGGCAAGGCAGCGCTCACCCTGGTCTTCATCGTCGGCCAGTTCATGGTGTGTTGGTTGCCCTACTTCGTCTTCCATCTGCAAATGTCTCTGACTGGCTCCATGCAGAGCCCCGGGGATTTGGAGGAGGCAGTGAACTGGTTGGCCTTTTCCTCTTTCGCAGTCAACCCCTTCTTCTACGGCCTGCTGAACCGACAGATTCGAGATGAGCTCGTGAAGTTCCGCCGCTGCTGCGTGACTCAGCCGCTGGAGATTGGGGCGTCCAGCCATGAGGGTTCCCTGCAGGAGAACTTCCTACAGTTCATCCAGAGAACCACCGGCTCCAGCCCCAGGAACACTCTGGACCACCGAGCTAAGATCCCGGGCCAAATATCCGAGGAACACGAGTAACTACTTTGTCTGGTTTCTGTTTTGCACCAATGAAATGCTTTCAAGAGGAACATATTCATAATGGTGCGGTCTGTTGCAGCCTGAGGTGTAGCTGAGACCTCCTCACCCAAGATCGAGTCAAGACTAGGGACCAGGATCAGATCATTTCAAGATCGGGAGTTTGAGGACTGGAGGCTGAGTCAAGGCCCAACAGGGACGAAACCAAACCTATTTGTCAGACAGAACACCACTGAAATAAGTCAACTCAGTGCCGACCCACATTATTAATactttccattttcatttagtgtagaatgtttgtctttttcaaCTTCAGTTTTAAAGTGGATTGgcttgttttaatatgtttcagttttgtttttgtcattttttcctTCCATATGGGTTGTTGGAACCagattgaaataggtcacaaaaatagtgCTAAAGAAATAAGAACTCAACAAACTTGCCCACCGTCGCGTTAGGCAGCGTTGTAAGGTCAGTTTGTCAACTCAGCCACGCCAAAATCAATAGATTCtaaatcatctcaaaatgcttctctgtgaagaaaataaagacgAAAACTTGGTTTTTACCTTGTTTtgattagttttgtaaacagacaatgcaGTTCCAGTTAGTTATCGTTGAAAAGAATAACCTTGGTTCCAACCCCCAACAGTGTGAAATACAGATATCTGTTTGAGATTTACTCTTGGAATTAAACAAGGTTCAGTACATGGGGTACGAAGGTAAGCATTCAGCTGATGGGTTTTCAGAAACACAATACGCACTACTTAGATGGCTCTCACGCACTGCAGCATCAGTCTGTGGTAACAAGTGTTGAATTCATTCTCGTATTTTGGATCACAAGGTCACAAAGGTGCAATACCCCAGAAAACCTTTGTGATATTTCACTTGTCTCTGTGGaatatcatttttattgcatTCAAAATTCAGTCACGTGATCTAGAATACAGCGCAGTCacttatatttatgtttaaaagtGCAGTTGTCATCAATAAATTGTAACAATGTATCAGAacgttttgggttttttttacataaaaaaaaacgtgacCTACATTTATTAAAATTCCTGACCATATTTACTCAGAGGTATAAACCTTTGGCTGCGACCATTGTGGGACTTGCTGTATGAGAGGTGGGAGGGACGTTTCATCTGTCATCATGCGTTTATCTGGTCTGCGGCAGGTTAGACAGAGTCGCTGGTGACATGTCAGTGAGTGATCCCGCCTGCGTCTCATGTGCAGCTCACAGGCTGAATGCCCTGCTCGTCGGTCACCTTGGATATTGATTGAGCCTGTGAGTCACATAGCAACAAGGGCTACTTAACTGGCCTTGACTCAGACAGCCTGGTCCGATAATGTGTGAGATGAATACACAGCAAGAGTGTTTGTAACACGATGCCTTGTTGTTATGGCCTGCTCTCTCACTGGGTTGTGGTGGGAATCAGGAAAACAAAGTGCTATTTTATGGCCTCAGTTGTTTGTATGAGTCTTTTACAAACACAGCATAGCGCTGTCACACAAAACACCCCTTTTTGCTTTATGCCTGACCGGCGTTTACGACAGAGTTACGCAACACTGTCACCTTTGACCTCAAGTCTTTATCAGCTGTCTGTGCAAAGATACAAGACGATCGATAGACACACAGTCAGTGTAGTTGCAGAATCAAACCCAAAGACAATAATGTCACATCACAGCCTTGTAATCCCCTGAAGAGGATCGCACTGCTGGTTATATCGGCATTTCCAGCACATATGATCATTAGATAAAACTAACCAAATCATTTTGCATTTTGCAATTCGCTCTGCCTGTCAAAAAAATCTGACTTTATAGGGATATAAGCAATGCAATGCACTTTGCAATACACAGCAGAATATTTAATAGCTCCttaaatatctttatttttcGTATATGTTTGTGAAATCGTGTATTGAAAAGGACGCTCTTCTTCACATCACTGTTGAGCGCAGTGTCCAGCAGGCACCGCTGTTCACCATCCTATTCACAGAGAAGCCACAGTTAGGTGGGACGCGGATTCATAACCTGACGACTCTTCGCTTCCAAACCGACGGATAAAGTCCAGCGCTACCAGTGTCTGCGGCAACATGAGCGCGCCGCCAGCCCGGCACGCGCTCTCTGTTCAGCCGTTGCTGCCAAGATGTCGCTGAATACATGTTTATAGTTCAGCAACATTTCCCTATTTATTTGGAGTCGGTGTCATGAGTCATGCGTTCTGATCGTGCTTTTATAGCCATGTTTATACGATCCAACGATGGCAGCATTTTAATAAGCTTCACTGAAAGCTGTTAAACTGGTCTGTACTTTCATGCGATATTGCCACCGTCCACGCAAAGGAACCGCAATCCTCAAGCAAATAAGTTCACTTTCTGCGGCTGACAACAAGTGACGTCAAACAGCGCCACCCGCCGACGAAAAGTCGTAACCGTAAGGAGAATTGGATGTGGTTTGAATGTGGTTGAAGACAGCTAAAATAtcccaaaagaaaaaagaaactcaaACTTCTATTCAGATTTGTGTGAACAACACGCTTGATTTGAACGTTCTATAGAGGGATGTGTTCATTCTGACGGAAGCAACTTGACtgaacttttgttttaaaagaGTGAGCCACCTAATATTTGTGGTCAGTGTCAGTGTTGGGAGCACGCTTGACTAGAATAAAAGGCGTGATGATCAGACGTTGTGTCCCGGCGGCTCTCTGCCTGGCGTCATATAGAGGCTTTTCACAGCGTGTCACCACCATGCCTCATCCAACCCTGAAGCCGCCATGCTGGACATACTCTTTGTAAACATCCCCATAGACTGTGACTGGAGTGCGATGGAAAAACgtgaaaaacagatttcaaaAACAGAAATTCTCGTCGAAACGAGTTGGGAGTGATAGGACATCCAGAGATGATTTATTAATGAACGATTAATGAACAGGAAAATGCACGACACGTGGAGAAGCTGAGCTTTATTGGTGGTGCAGACCCATGTGAGTTGGCTCCGTCGTCGTGGGTGAACGACGATCCAGACACTCTGCCGTCGGTGACCTATCCTGATATCGTCAACGACCTGTTTTTTCGCCTATTCCATCCACCGCCGAGGACCTGAACTGTCACCGGAGTTCAGAGgcgtatagagggttttcacagcGCGTCATCAAAACCAGGAGCCGCCATGTTGGggatactcactgctcagcgcaGAGCGGTACTGAAGGCGATTTTGCAGCGTGTCCTTGAAAAATGGTGAATTACGGTTGTATTTTGGGTCGTACGAATTGTTCAGATCGTGAAAAACATCCAAAAGTGATGACAGGtgtcggaagaaaggaggcgcttgtggttagtgaagctgaaccaggacctctgtggcaaaactgtggataaCATCCGAATATTGTgctcattaaaaacagaaaacgtATAGCCTGAATGACTGTACATTGCAATACAATGGTAATTTGCACCTTATTGCCGTGGAAGCGAATACACAGAAGTTAtatcagaacatgtttattgatgccaacccacagttttcagaacgttcccttaaaAAGATATATCTCTttatctctctcacacacacacacatgcacactcatcaaaatatttaaatacgtcacattctcatataagtTGCAAATGTCGATTACTCAGCATAACAGTTCAGAACTAAGGGTTTCATCCGAGGTGATGCCTTTTAACTCAACAAACATCGGGGCCAGATCGCAGCCATGTTCCTGGACAAGGTGACATTTGTCAGGGAGCGAGTCATTAGTGGCCTGTGGAGGGGCCGAAGACATTCCACGAGCGGCAACAAGGTGGTCATCTGTGGGCTATGTTTCACCTGAGTGACGATGACCATCCCACTGAGGTCACAGAAGTTGAGGCTGATATGTTTTGGCTGCTGCAAATTCATGTGCCAGTAgacacttgtaagctcataaaTGTCATGCTGCTTTCCTACTCCATTTTGTTTCAATTCATCCCAAAGCACAGCGATTCACTTCATGATAATTCAATAACCAGTAACATCGAAGTCTTTGAAAAGATGTCggatgttgttgtttgtgttgacagGGTTTTGGGAGAGTCAAGTGGCAGAGGGAGGCGGGAGTTCCATTTCCAGGTGAAAGGTCGGTGGGCTCcgactgtcactgcctgatgtggtccgctggAACTTCCGGGACTGACACCgcaaattgcgcatgttttcccaactgacgtttactggtaagcgcatgcgtccatggttatatcgtgcacacgtttttttttacttttaaaattttgtacttctacagtctagattaaggtTTAGGGTCcggtctgtgcagtttggctccgacaaagaaataaaccaaagtaaCGCTTGTTTACCGTAAACCGCTTCGTctgtaacttcctgctccagaaACGTGAAAGGGCAAAAACGAGTTTACTACTTCACCTCACCTGTGAcaagaacaacaaaatcacTAGCACTGACCTCCAGTGGTCATGTTTATAAATACAGTTTGCGCCTCACTGTTCACAACACAGACGTGTCTTTTGACACGATCTGAATTTGGAGAGGCTCAAACTCAGCTGTGTCCTCAGCTCACATTTGAAGATGAGTTGGCAGAAACCCTGTCATCAGTGAGGGTTTCGCTGGGCCTCTCAGCAGCAGGTCGCTCGGGCAAATATGCTCGAGATCAAGGCTGCGTCGCATGACACTCGGGAGCGTGTTGGAGAAACTTGCCTGGGTGTGTGGCGCTTCTCCCCGCGACACCTTCTCATCAACATGCACCAGCCTCGTAGATCATGTAGCGCAGCACGCTGGTTACTGTAAACAGCACCTTCTTCAGCTGTGATGGACTTTTGCCTCGTCTCCATCCAGGAGGCCAAAAGCAAATTGGAGCCAAACCGGATCTGGCAGCAGTTTTCAGTATGTAAATTCCATACATGCAGGGCGGTTCATTTCTATTCCGCTTGACGGTTTATGAAAGCTGACACGCACGTCAGGCTGCTTCCTCTGCAGTGATGATGCTTccatttcttctgctgctcattAACATCAACGCACAACAATGGCCGTAGCAACGGTGATGTTGTCCTCGACAACGTCAGCCTGCAGTCTGTGTGCCGCTGTGACAGACCGTTATTCGTGGCATTGAAGATGAAAGGAGTGAACTTTACAAGATAATGTCAGCTGGTCGGCGAAGGGACTCGGCCGCCAGCCTCGACAGGGAGGGCTGTTCACTCTTGGTCCAGCGAGGGCGCTCCTGAGGGGGCTCCTGAGGGATGACGCATTCGCACAGACATTTCAGCAGGTCCAAGTCCAGTGCATCAAAGTGAAGTCGACGAATACTCCAGGCCTTTTGTCCTGGTCTGTTAACTAGAGACATCAGCACCGCCGGATCACTGAGATCGAACCCATAgatgtttgtttaaaaagtGTCTGAAGACAGTTTTCAGCAACACCAAGGGAGTCGACGTAGACGCCCTCTGCATGAGCCTAAATTTAGGTCTGCGCACCCACTTGGACGCCATGTTCCTACATTAAATGGAGAGCAGGAGGCGGCTCGGATGATTGCAGTGACACCCGTCGACACAGATATGCTCGCTGTGACTCGCTGCCGAGCTATTCCTGTCTGCCTGCACAAATGACTGGCCTGCACTCTTCCCACTGCCACTCCTGAGATACTCCTCTGATAGGGCTGGCTCCCCATCACATGCCCTCTGAGCCCATTCCACCCCACCGCGAAACCCACTTCACCACGCCCTGCCACACCGTCACCCAGCAGGGAATCAGGGAAATCCGTCCCGTCCCGTTCCTCTGCTCTTGCTCCTCTCCTTGCTGTCTGCAGCCAGTGAAACTGGAGGGAATTGTGGGATTATGTTCGACAAATAACAaactttaaatgtttaaatgttaaatgtaacTTTAAATGGGCTCCCCGCGTGACTGAGGAACTTCCTTGTTATGACTGTAGTTATGAAAACATGAAGTCAAGAATAGAATTACACATCGTGTTTCCATTCCAGTCTCACAGGGAAAGCGCTGCTATCGCTTCACAGCTGCATGATGCACCAGCAGCAAATGCATCTGCGAATAAACACCACCGGCATGTTTGCCAGACATTCAATATACAAGGAAAACATCATGGACATTTGGGTGGTTTTCATAAACCATTCAGCGCTCCATATTTTCACCAGTTAATGTGGGTGCCAGTAACATCTTTCACCAGGTTCTAATCTCAATCTTTACTTCTGGAGCGTTTTGAGCAAACACAAGTTGCCCTGGGTGCAAGGGGCGGAGTCACAAATCTctctgtggagaaaaaaaaagagtagcaGAGTAGCAGCGTAGCAACCACCAACCAGAAATATAGCAGAGTCATTGGAGAAAGCTGGACACTTTCTTCCCTCACACTTCTTCATTGGCCCTGCAGTTCCGTCATCACTTGGTGGTGAAGCTGATGTGCACTGCTCTCTGAGGACAGGTTTGGACAACCCCAATTTTTCTCCTCCACAGTGGACACTGATATTTTCCTCAAAAGTGAATGAAGAGTCGTCAAGAATTGGTCACAAACCAATGAGGGAACAGCCTCGggtcactatatatatatatatatatatatatatatatatatatatatggtgtgtgtgtgtgtgtggctgttggATTCCAAAGAGCaatttttaatgttctgatttACAGCGCTGACATCCGGATCTCTGGTTCCAACACTGTGACTGTATGTCAGTGAGGTCACCTAAGTTCCTGAGCCTTGCTGAAGCCGTCTGGAGAAGAACAGGTGCACTCATAAGTGTCTCTGATTCCTTCTTTATTAACATCTTCCATATGAAGACGCAATGTTTTGAAGTATATTTGGACCAGCAGGGTGTGTTTGCCTGCTCGTGAGCTTCAGCAGTTGGAAGTTTGTGCCAGAGTGCAAACTCTGCCCAGTTCACCCACAACTCTGTGTGAAATGTGACACAACCCCGGCTCTCCTTTACGGCAGGCTTTTTCTGTCCGTGTGCACggcagcgcgtgtgtgtgtgtgtgagcatgtgcgtGAGCTCGGGGCGGGTGTGGGTGTTGGACCAGGCCTTCACTTTTACCAGGGCACTGGCAGCTGCCGTCCACTGGCACGTCAGCAGGACGTAGAGCGCAGCAGCGGAGCGTGGTGTCTATCCTCCCGTCCAGGACTTGTTGCCCCACCATGGCAGACCAGTACGAGTACAACACCAACGAGGAGAAGATTGTGAAGGACAGCCACACCAAGGAGATCGATCTCATTAACCGGGACCCCAAGCAGATCAATGAGGACGTGGTGAAGGTTTGTGCAGGCCGAAGCGTGTGGCCCCTTTTTTCAATGGGAAACAGTAATGTGAAAGGAAAGACGGCCCATCTCAGAATAGATTGCTATTCTCGTGCACGGCATAATATTTATTCTGGGAATGGCGTGGAAGAATGTGAATTTGATACAGTCGTGTTTTATTTAAGTGTTTATCTTCTGATAGTTACTGTGCATCACCGGCAAACTTTCACTTTCTTAAGCAACCGACTGAATGTTGACAGCCCTGTGAGTCCAGTGGGCTGCCAGCAGGAATAATTCATCAGCCATGAGGAGGCCCGCTGTCTGGATGGATCCGCTCGGAATGACGTACACGCCCTGGTTATTTTTAAATCAGGAGATGAATCTATAGCAGCAGGGATTTGTCTGCGCTTCTATATCCTTCTGTTTCTTCCAAAGTGGcacctgtttttatttgtctgaaATCCCTGATAGAGAATCTCATGTATTACCTGACAGTTCCCACCGCCGGAGATAAAAAGCAGCTCTCATCCGGCTATACGTTCAGGCAGGAAATGGACATGGAGAGTCATTACACTGCGCTTTGATCCTATCCAGTGATCCAGACGGAAAAC
Above is a window of Synchiropus splendidus isolate RoL2022-P1 chromosome 6, RoL_Sspl_1.0, whole genome shotgun sequence DNA encoding:
- the gpr61l gene encoding probable G-protein coupled receptor codes for the protein MAEEFGPMISPVPNLTSVPPTVPADVGVVTSSQSQLKDLVGLFCMVTLNLIALLANAGVMVAIARAPHMKRFAFVCHLCAVDLLCAILLMPLGIISSSPFFGTVAFTVLECQVYIFVNVFLICLSILTITAISVERYFYIVHPMRYEVRMTINLAIGAMVLIWLKSLLLALVTLFGWPAYGPQSSIAASHCSLHASHSRLRREFAVLFSVVCFLVPAGVIFAVYCAVYRVARSAALQQVPAVQASAKDRSDSVQSNTSQTVPQRLSPERTFGGGKAALTLVFIVGQFMVCWLPYFVFHLQMSLTGSMQSPGDLEEAVNWLAFSSFAVNPFFYGLLNRQIRDELVKFRRCCVTQPLEIGASSHEGSLQENFLQFIQRTTGSSPRNTLDHRAKIPGQISEEHDLRCS